The Ziziphus jujuba cultivar Dongzao chromosome 3, ASM3175591v1 region TACATTTGGCCAAATTGCAGAAGTTGTGGATGAAGGGAAAAGTTgtaagtgtgtatatatatatatatatatatacaaatcaaATTTCAGTCTATATAGTCACtcgtaattaattaattaattattatttaattcgtttgaatatttaattaatatgttgGTGTTTGGTTTGTGGGAAAATTAGCATGCGTAGGACAAGGTATAATATACGGGTTGGCGATGATGATACAGTGCCACTGGCTGTGCTCATGCATGTACAGAGAGAAACTGCGATCCAAATTTGGATTACGAGGAGATGCTTGCGGTGATTGTTGTATTCATTGCTGCTGCGAACCCTGTGCTCTTTGCCAAGAACATGCCGAGCTCAAATCCAGAGGCTACAACCCCTCCATAGGTATTCTtacttaattaaataatttaatttaattttttgtactaATTATCACTTAAGTATCTTTATCAAAaccttattatatttttaactaattattCAACCACAAACAGGTTGGATTGGACCCCCTAATGCTCCTCCAGTACAGATGATGCCTCCCTCCATGAATAAATGATATCATCCACATTGCTTCAAAGGAAACAAAATCCATCCCATATACATCCGTCAacttaatttttcttcatattttttggttttttttttgggttttaagaaaAATTACCAATTGATGTTAATTGGTTTTTGGAGGTGAAATCaccatgagaaaaaaaattggttttggTGATAAGTCTCAACTAATATTTGTATACTTatgctaatttttttatgagGATATTTCgttataattttggtactaTACAAATTGGACAAATAATATGTTGGGCCAGAGCAGTGTGTGCTAAGGAGGAATCATATGGCGATACGCCAGCCTAAGCTGGTGGACACCCCACATGCAGAGAGGCCTGGTCATGTCTAATTATTTCCTATTATCCCATGAATGTAATTCACATGCCAAATAGGCCGAAGTAATATCCCATTGCTTTGTTGCCCCCACATTGGGTTACATGCTTGCATTACCAATCACGGCTATACAATTTTAGTTTTCTCCAATTATAAACATCATATCAATACTTTGTTTTTGCAATGTAGGATAATTTATTTCACTTAACATTTAACCATGATATCTGTAATCTGCTTATGGAGAAAACCTAGCTGCATCAATGGTACCATGCGATCTTATACAACCTTTATTAATCAAGTACAATATATAAACTAAACTCCATGATTTATAATTAAGTACAATTTCatacatcaaaataaaatatgtggattctatacaaaagaaaaaaaaaattacccattttataattataaataatgggaaaaaaaatccattttataattataaatgacTCTTCCCATCACGTAATTCATAAAAATGTTTGTTAGTATGCTTGGAAAACATGAAATTGCAATTTTGCATATGGAGATGGAGATTTCTCGACTTCCATGAAATTACAAGTTTGCATACGGAGATGGACAATTCTTGGcttaatgttttaaaagttgTCTCCTCTTTCAATGGATGGAGCAAAAAGTTGAATTCTAGGGACAGGGTTTGATGTTGAATTAATTTTAGGAATGCTAATCAGTCTTCtttctgtatttatttttgtgctTCGTTGAGGTACAGTATGCAAAACTACTTTACATCTGTCATCTCAGTAGATTAATGctaaaaatgtttataattttttttcattgaaataaataatcgATTTCCAAGCCattaaaaacttattaaattattacATTACATGAATTAATTCAAACTAATCAATGCATACTTAATTTAATGCATGTTGACCAATTCATGTTATGAACattaccattttttatttttatttttaatagcaAAGATGGAAGAATTTAAATACGGAATTGTTGTCCAATAGTTACTCTAGTTGTATCAAAAGGGTGTCTACCCTTTTATTTTAAGAAGGAATTTCGCAAATTGAGCTATACTATGAATATCTCAGACTTCGTAAATTAGAATGTTAAATATAAACCTCAACCATTGTTATTTTCTGATTTATCTGGTTATATGCCCCTTAACAATATTATTTCTCTTTgctatcaagaaaaaaaaaaaaattgcatccgATCTTTGATCACAACTTAATTTATAACATTTAATTACTTGATTGATAAACTTTAATTAAAACTTAAGAATAACACATGGAGTTAATTACAATTTAGAAATAGATCCTTTCTTCTATGTGTAATTTGACATATAGGCATTACACCGAGCCCTTTCTTCTCCACCCAACACGCATACTCTTTAAAGGCGGAAAATATGAGGAAGGAggagaaaacaaaaatggaaaggAAGATGGAGTGGAAGAGAGCCCTTTCTTCTCCACCCAACACGCATACTCTTTAAAGGCGGAAAATATGAGGAAGGAggagaaaacaaaaatggaaaggAAGATGGAGTGGAAGAGTTTGGTTTCCAACTTATTCCACAAAAAAATGTGAGGGGAACATGCAAGCATTCCTATacagattattaatttattaccaATCCTTCAgttgtaaattaaattaaataataaaaacattcaatttTCGGCAATATATtagaaagcaaaataaaatatgaaacatAGAAAAAAGTAAAGGAAATATAAAGGATGAAGGCCAGAAATGGATTTGCAGAAGACATAGGCTGAAATACACCAACTTTACTTTCTCTCTTTACTTAGAGACTTTACTTTCTCTCTTTACTTAGAAAAAGGATAAAATAGAGAAATGAAGAACAAAAAACGCAAAATAGGGAATTGAAGAACATAACCCGTGGAAGAACAAAATCTCCTCGTAGCAATGGGGCCATATAAACAAAGTATCATATAAACAAACTAtcaatcaaattataaaaaatatctaatctaattaatcatttataataaaatatcatgcAAATTTGATAGGATATtacatttgtatttttgttttatttaaataaaaacaatcaaaATTATATCCCATGAATATAATCCACATACCAATTGACTGCACTAATATCTCCCATTATTTTATTGCCCCCACATTGGGTCACACGCTTGCATCATTAAGCATGGCGATACAATGTTAATTTTCTCCaattataaatatcaattcTTTGTTTTTATGAGGTGGGATAATTTATTTCACTACTACACCTTTTTAATGTGTAATCATGACATCTGTAATCTGCTTATTGGGAAATACCAAAGTATATTGATAGTACCATGACAATCTCATTCAACGTTCATTAATCAAGTACTATATAGACTCCGTGATTGCATGTTTTCTAATTACATACAACATTATACTCtatcaaaataaaacatatggattctattaaaaaattattatttatttataattataaacgAGTATTTGAATCATATTATTCATATAAcagtttgtttatatatttgaaaaatataaaattacaattttacatACAGACACGGAGATAAAAagctaaatattttaaaagttgtCTCCTGTTTGCATGGATGGAGCAAAAAGTTGAATTTTAGGGAAAGAgttttgtaacatcccgtcccaaagtacgtcggaatttttgcatatTGACTGATGTTGATCATTGACCGAGAAggttaaaattttgactttttgttttgggtggaattttgtgttgaccaaggcatcatttcaaagtacgtatcgtcccgagttcgtagactagtagcacataaaaaacggagttaccgtttgaaagttacaagcaaaataaattgaggtccaaactgtccaaagagtgctggagttgactctttattcatgcaaagttaaactttgactcatgcatggttgtgaagtattcgtcgatacgagttcatagactagtggtatgtccgatttggacatgtggtttgaaagttatggacatgcaaagttttccaaataccataatattttaatatattttgacttgagtgaacagtatgtaCCACGTGctgtattttcagccaatcccgtgagtgaatagtatcacccacgggtggcttttattttggccaaaacacgtgagccaagggaagagagagaaagaggggaggagagagagagagaaacccaaagGGCCACCGCCGATTTGCCATTTTTCGGTGACCCTTTCCGTACACGTGCCACCCTACCTTGCAGTCCACTTGAAAATCGGCtgaccagccaaaaatcacggccaaccgaccgtcGACGTGTCAGGATCAAGACTTTTTCTGTCGGCAGCGCCGATTTCTTTAAACCCAAATTTCTCCCTGTtccagcctccgtttgcctcaccgccagtcccgttgagTCACCTAGTCCCTGATCTACCTTcctaccaaaaatcacgactAGTGGCTACCGGAGCCAACGGTGACGGGTTTTGGTGACCACGACGGCTCGGTGGGAAATcaactttccggcgagtttccaaTTGCACCGTCCAttttttcccactaattccgaccctctgaacccaaatccggtgtccactttcctcaattcttaacggattgtgagaatcaaaGGCCTAAAATCTGAGAGCTTTTCGGCATCTGAGagcttttcggcgagattctgaccaccttgggtccgatctctggaaagtaagaccagattcgtaattcTCATTtcataagcttcgattcggtatattactcgtaaattttggttgtcgtttttGTT contains the following coding sequences:
- the LOC112489663 gene encoding cell number regulator 2-like, with amino-acid sequence MDIDHRHRPQQHTWNNGLCNCGEDVSTCFVTCLLPCVTFGQIAEVVDEGKSSCVGQGIIYGLAMMIQCHWLCSCMYREKLRSKFGLRGDACGDCCIHCCCEPCALCQEHAELKSRGYNPSIGWIGPPNAPPVQMMPPSMNK